The genomic stretch AGTTACAGGATTTCGATTTAGGTATGGTTGTCTCTATCCAACTATGAAACTTGATCCAGACATTGTGACATTAGGAAAAATTGTTGGTGGAGGAATGGCAATCGGAGTAATGTGCGGCAAGAAGGAAATAATGGAAGAAGCAGATACCACAGGAAAAAAGAAATCAGAGCGTTCCTATGTAGGAGGAGGCACATTTTCAGCAAATCCCACATCAATGACATCAGGACATGCAACACTTAGTCTTTTAAAATCTAAAAAATCCACATACTCAAAAATCAATTCATTGGGAGAGTTTGCTAGAAAAGAGATAGGCAAAGCATTTGATGGTAGAGTTGCAATCACGGGCAAAGGGTCATTATTCATGACACATTTTCTAAAAGATGGAATTACTGAAGTTACAAATTCAAGCCAAGCAGCAAAATGTGATTCACAAATGTTAGCAAAATATCATTTTAAGATGATTGCGCATGACGGCATATTCTTTTTACCTGGAAAATTAGGAGCCATTTCAGATGCACATACAAAAGAAGATATTAAAAAAATAATTAAAGCATCTGAGGGTTTTTAGTTTTCAGAATTCTCTGGAAAATACTGATTTTTCCAAGACGTTAATTCCATAAAAATATCAACATAATCATCAGATTTTATAGTGATATGGACATGAGCTAGAAGATTTCCAAATTGGGCCTCAAATATCATAGTACATTCTTTTTTGAAAAAAGGAACAGTAATCCCAATTTTCTTTAATGAAGAAAATTTGAAATTTTCAATTTGGATGAAATTTTCTTTTATAGTAACAAATTTTTTTTCAGAATTTTTGTTTATAGATTCATCCAATTCTTTTTGAACAGATTCATTCCAAATAGGACCATCCTTAGGCCATCTATGAACATGAACCTTATCAGCCTGATAGACTATTTCAAACCCAGTCAATGACTTACAAAATTTATGATGAAAATTAAGCTTATCTTATGTAAGAAAAATTACAAATTCAATTATTTGATATTATTAAAGCAGAACAGATTTTTATAAAATCTTCATCCTAACATTGTATGGAAAAGAAAAAAGAAGAAAAAGAAGCATATGCAACTGAAGATCCCACAGATACAACAGCAGAAAAACAAGAAAATATGGCAAAAGAAGCAATAAAGAAATTCAAATCATTAGGATAGTACAAACTTTCATTAGCAATATCATTTTTGAGAAATTATGGGACTGTTTGGATCTAAAGAAAATGTAGAAGATTTGATGTATAATGCAATGACATTAATGGAAAAAAATCAGCCGAAAGGAGCAATTGCATTATTCAATAAGGTTCTCAAACAGGAATCTAAGAACACTTCAGCATTATACAACAAAGGTATGGCGTTGAATCAGATCAAAAAATACAGTGATGCAATAACTTGTTTTGATATTTTACTTGAGATAAATCCTAAAGATGCACAAGCATGGAATAACAGAGGAATAGCCATGGCCGAAAATGGAAACATTCAGGCAGCAGCAGAATGTTATGACAAAGCTATAGAAGCAGATTCTAAAAATGCTGCATCATATTTTAACAAAGGAGTTTTGCTTGACAAACTAGAAGAAAGAGAAGAGGCGTTAGAGGTATTAGATAAAGCAATTTCGATTGAGCCAAGAAAGCCAAATGCATTGTTTTACAAGGGAATAATTTTAGGCAAAATGAAAAAACACGAAGAATCATTGAACTGTTTTGATAAAGTACACAAAAATCACCCTAGTCACATGGATGCATTTTTTCATAAAGGAATAGAATTAGCAGAGTTAGACAAACATGAAAAAGCAATACAAGTGTTTGATCAAATTTTATCAAAACATAAAGACAATGTAAATATTATTTATGCCAAGTCAAGAAGTAAAGCCGCACTAGGAGAATATCCAGAAGCGTTAGAGTTGCTAAAAATATCTATTTCTAAAAACCCAAAAATAATTAGAAATTGGGCTAGAAGTGAGCCAATATTTGCAAAATTACTATCAAATGATGAG from Nitrosopumilus sp. encodes the following:
- a CDS encoding tetratricopeptide repeat protein, producing the protein MGLFGSKENVEDLMYNAMTLMEKNQPKGAIALFNKVLKQESKNTSALYNKGMALNQIKKYSDAITCFDILLEINPKDAQAWNNRGIAMAENGNIQAAAECYDKAIEADSKNAASYFNKGVLLDKLEEREEALEVLDKAISIEPRKPNALFYKGIILGKMKKHEESLNCFDKVHKNHPSHMDAFFHKGIELAELDKHEKAIQVFDQILSKHKDNVNIIYAKSRSKAALGEYPEALELLKISISKNPKIIRNWARSEPIFAKLLSNDEFRKLVKM